The following proteins come from a genomic window of Mucinivorans hirudinis:
- a CDS encoding Hemolysin A, whose product MTPIIEPIDKELLQAELTDELLWRQTNKAGNLIYIFRAAQAPAVMREVGRLRELTFRNAGGGTGKAVDIDEYDTDPDGYYQLIVWDPREREIWGGYRYIIPRSSYPRCLSTEHYFSFSDRFRMKYLPYTIELGRSFIQPKFQAGSAGFKGLFALDNLWDGIGSVIVSNPDIKYLFGKVTMYDNYNREAKKLLIYFLRKYFPDHENLIHTKYPANLWIDEQKMSDIFSGRTFGEDYKILSKYVRDYQEVIPPLINSYMQLSPTMKVFETAVNPDFGNVEETGILLTIGDLYKERISRHFVDDCIKGAFKHQE is encoded by the coding sequence ATGACTCCCATTATCGAACCAATAGACAAAGAGCTTTTGCAGGCGGAGCTCACGGATGAGCTTCTGTGGCGACAAACAAATAAAGCCGGTAACCTCATATATATATTTCGCGCCGCTCAGGCTCCTGCTGTGATGCGGGAGGTTGGGCGTTTGCGGGAATTGACCTTTCGCAATGCGGGTGGCGGCACGGGTAAGGCTGTCGATATTGATGAATACGATACCGACCCCGATGGGTACTACCAACTTATAGTGTGGGACCCGCGTGAACGGGAGATTTGGGGCGGTTATCGCTACATAATTCCGCGTTCGTCATATCCGCGATGCCTCTCCACGGAGCACTACTTCAGCTTCTCGGATAGGTTTAGAATGAAGTACTTGCCATATACCATAGAGCTCGGACGCTCATTCATTCAGCCCAAGTTTCAAGCAGGAAGCGCCGGATTCAAAGGGCTTTTTGCGCTGGATAACCTCTGGGACGGCATAGGTTCGGTAATTGTCAGCAACCCCGACATTAAGTACCTCTTCGGGAAGGTGACAATGTACGACAACTACAATCGCGAGGCTAAAAAGCTACTCATATACTTCTTGCGCAAATATTTTCCCGACCACGAAAACCTTATCCACACAAAATATCCGGCCAACCTCTGGATTGACGAGCAGAAGATGAGCGATATTTTCTCGGGACGTACCTTCGGGGAAGATTATAAGATATTGAGTAAGTATGTACGAGATTACCAAGAGGTCATTCCGCCGCTCATTAACTCCTATATGCAGCTTTCGCCAACGATGAAGGTCTTCGAGACTGCCGTGAATCCCGACTTTGGCAATGTTGAAGAGACAGGTATATTGCTTACTATCGGCGATTTATACAAGGAACGTATCTCGCGCCACTTTGTGGATGATTGCATTAAGGGGGCTTTCAAACACCAAGAGTAA
- a CDS encoding Putative glycosyltransferase (similar to Lipid carrier : UDP-N-acetylgalactosaminyltransferase) translates to MKKIVVIGHNNPMTINFRGDLIRDLISKGYWVSVVGPDMERVDEMLALGIDSFEAIPMERTGTSIIGDLKYTLALRRYLKKVEPDIVFGFTIKPVIYGSIAAKSAGVKNINSMLTGIGYLFVSDSLKAKVVKQIAKFLYKIGLGCATNVIFQNKDDLREFVDSGLVNKAKCHLVNGSGVDMVRFQPAPYPEQLTFFMTSRLLYSKGTMEYFKAAEIVKQKYPKVRFVILGAIDTKADCIPIEVVKPFFDNGIIDYLGTSNNVAGMLTQSSVYVLPSYREGVPRSVMEAMAMARPIITTDVPGCRETVIDGENGFLIPPMNIEALAEKLEWFVLNQGKIEQMGEKSYQICKRKFEISVINNRMEEIMKIL, encoded by the coding sequence ATGAAGAAAATAGTAGTAATAGGGCACAACAATCCGATGACTATCAATTTTCGCGGTGATTTGATTCGCGATTTGATATCCAAGGGTTATTGGGTAAGCGTGGTTGGTCCTGATATGGAGAGAGTGGACGAAATGTTGGCTCTTGGCATTGATTCATTCGAGGCAATACCTATGGAGCGTACCGGCACAAGTATTATCGGAGATTTGAAATACACACTTGCACTGAGGAGATATCTCAAAAAAGTTGAGCCCGATATTGTTTTTGGCTTTACCATAAAACCTGTGATATATGGTTCTATTGCTGCAAAGTCAGCAGGGGTTAAAAATATCAACTCTATGCTCACCGGAATCGGTTACTTATTTGTTTCTGATAGCCTGAAGGCAAAGGTGGTCAAGCAAATTGCCAAATTTCTATATAAAATTGGGTTGGGATGTGCTACCAATGTCATCTTTCAAAACAAGGACGATTTGAGGGAGTTTGTGGATAGTGGTTTGGTCAATAAAGCTAAATGCCACTTGGTTAACGGCTCGGGTGTAGATATGGTTCGTTTCCAACCTGCACCTTATCCCGAACAGCTGACTTTCTTTATGACCTCCAGATTGCTTTACTCAAAAGGTACTATGGAGTATTTTAAGGCGGCAGAAATTGTGAAGCAAAAATACCCAAAAGTTCGCTTTGTAATACTTGGTGCGATAGACACTAAGGCAGATTGCATCCCGATTGAGGTTGTAAAGCCGTTTTTTGATAATGGCATCATTGACTATCTGGGCACCAGTAATAATGTGGCGGGAATGCTCACCCAAAGTTCAGTGTATGTTCTACCAAGTTATCGTGAGGGAGTTCCTCGCTCTGTAATGGAGGCAATGGCGATGGCAAGACCTATCATTACTACCGATGTACCCGGATGTCGCGAGACGGTTATTGACGGTGAGAATGGTTTCCTGATTCCGCCAATGAACATTGAGGCGTTGGCGGAAAAGCTTGAGTGGTTTGTACTTAACCAAGGTAAAATTGAGCAAATGGGTGAGAAAAGTTACCAAATTTGCAAACGAAAATTTGAGATTTCAGTAATCAACAACCGTATGGAGGAAATAATGAAAATATTATGA
- a CDS encoding Dihydrofolate synthase, translating to MNKYEKTLKYLYDSLPVFQRIGGAAYKANLDSTIALDNHLGNPHRAFDAVHIAGTNGKGSVSEMIYEVLRAAGYRTGLYTSPHLSDFRERIIVDGEMIPRECVVDFVEQNSHFIESLKPSFFEVTVAMAFDYFRRQNVDIAVIEVGMGGRLDSTNIITPRLSVITNIDYDHTQFLGDTLAKIATEKAGIIKPAIPVVIGESAPESAPVFILKAKEGHSPLTFADQRYVCADRRGNKFVINSLLDGNVAELTLGMSGDYQRKNICTVLAALDILGEQMAISKDNVIEGLSRACVRGRWQKIGDKPLIICDTGHNKAGIKYVVEQIALQNFDRLIMVVGMVADKDIDAVLAMLPKDAYYIFTRADIPRALDADELQDRAERFNLMGESVAGVEKALERAREIATENDMIFIGGSTFVVAELITSGVK from the coding sequence ATGAACAAATACGAGAAGACGCTAAAATACCTGTATGATTCGCTGCCTGTTTTTCAGCGCATTGGCGGAGCAGCCTACAAAGCAAACTTGGATAGCACCATTGCACTGGACAATCATCTGGGCAACCCGCACCGTGCCTTTGATGCGGTACACATTGCCGGAACAAATGGTAAAGGTTCTGTTTCTGAGATGATTTACGAGGTATTACGCGCAGCAGGGTATCGAACGGGACTGTACACCTCGCCCCATTTGAGCGACTTTCGCGAACGCATTATTGTTGATGGTGAGATGATTCCGCGGGAGTGTGTCGTAGATTTTGTGGAGCAAAACAGCCATTTTATCGAATCACTCAAGCCATCGTTTTTTGAGGTAACCGTAGCAATGGCATTTGACTATTTCCGCAGACAGAATGTTGATATTGCCGTCATTGAAGTGGGGATGGGGGGAAGGCTGGATTCTACTAATATTATAACGCCTCGACTGAGTGTAATCACCAATATCGACTATGACCACACCCAATTTCTCGGTGACACCCTTGCCAAGATTGCCACAGAGAAGGCGGGCATAATAAAGCCTGCCATTCCGGTTGTCATTGGCGAGAGTGCACCGGAGAGTGCACCGGTTTTCATACTCAAAGCCAAGGAGGGGCATTCGCCTCTAACCTTTGCCGACCAGAGGTATGTATGCGCCGACAGAAGGGGCAATAAATTCGTTATCAATTCACTGCTAGATGGTAATGTTGCCGAATTGACTCTGGGAATGAGCGGTGATTATCAGCGTAAAAACATATGTACGGTACTTGCCGCATTGGATATTCTCGGCGAGCAGATGGCAATATCCAAGGATAATGTCATTGAGGGTCTATCGCGTGCGTGCGTGCGGGGCAGGTGGCAGAAGATCGGAGATAAACCATTGATAATATGCGACACGGGACACAATAAGGCGGGGATAAAGTATGTCGTGGAACAGATAGCCCTCCAAAACTTCGATAGGTTGATAATGGTTGTGGGGATGGTTGCAGACAAGGATATTGATGCTGTGTTGGCAATGTTGCCCAAGGATGCCTACTATATATTTACGAGGGCTGATATTCCCAGAGCCCTGGATGCCGACGAGCTGCAAGATAGAGCCGAGAGATTCAACCTGATGGGAGAATCAGTGGCAGGCGTTGAAAAGGCACTGGAGCGCGCCCGTGAGATTGCCACAGAGAATGATATGATTTTCATAGGTGGTAGTACATTTGTGGTTGCCGAGTTAATAACAAGTGGTGTAAAATAA
- a CDS encoding Conserved domain protein produces MTEIINVSIGGIPFSLEKGAYTLLSNFLKNYAYNSEIENSIAQRLMEVANNAQTISTENMQGVITELGGINITPVTEAPAQEYTQRRLMRNPKGAILGGVCTGFATYLNSNVALFRIAFILLFLLSSSRWWFFGWLPFHNIIPLGGLSVIAYIVLWAALPVAKNEMPYSAPNSSGVGSGVASVLRVIILAITGVSFALFIAAVAITAVRLTVEVGLGNTFIPAFLDVVGVSYPLALACAVALVVLPAVAIFTIITGSLQRFRGTGIAVLIIFIVWMVALIFSTYVVLDHITEISHLHYGEWRWYLRW; encoded by the coding sequence ATGACAGAGATAATCAATGTAAGCATAGGCGGTATACCTTTCTCCTTGGAAAAGGGGGCTTACACCCTGCTGAGCAATTTTTTGAAAAATTATGCCTACAACAGCGAAATCGAAAACAGTATTGCCCAGCGGTTAATGGAGGTTGCAAATAATGCACAGACAATCTCCACCGAAAATATGCAGGGGGTAATCACGGAACTCGGCGGTATAAACATCACCCCCGTAACCGAAGCCCCTGCGCAGGAGTACACTCAGAGGCGACTTATGCGTAATCCCAAGGGTGCGATTTTGGGAGGAGTCTGTACGGGGTTTGCAACCTATTTAAACTCTAATGTGGCACTCTTCAGAATCGCCTTCATCCTCCTATTTCTGCTCAGCAGCAGTCGCTGGTGGTTTTTTGGCTGGTTGCCATTTCACAATATAATACCATTAGGCGGATTGAGTGTAATAGCCTATATAGTCCTATGGGCGGCACTGCCGGTTGCAAAAAATGAGATGCCGTATAGCGCTCCAAATAGCAGTGGTGTAGGCTCGGGTGTGGCATCTGTTCTGAGGGTTATAATTTTGGCAATTACGGGTGTCAGCTTCGCCCTATTTATTGCAGCCGTAGCCATTACAGCCGTAAGGCTCACCGTTGAGGTCGGTCTGGGCAATACATTTATTCCGGCATTTTTGGATGTGGTTGGAGTGAGTTACCCCCTTGCCCTTGCCTGCGCCGTAGCATTGGTGGTGCTGCCTGCTGTGGCGATATTTACAATCATAACAGGTTCATTACAAAGATTTAGAGGCACAGGCATTGCGGTTCTCATAATCTTTATCGTGTGGATGGTCGCTCTCATCTTCTCGACTTATGTCGTGCTTGACCATATAACAGAAATTTCACATCTCCATTATGGAGAGTGGCGTTGGTATTTACGGTGGTAA
- a CDS encoding Tryptophan synthase beta chain like — protein sequence MLIDENMLDTLSGKARTSERLRMNLNFHSGAESKSQRLLNALEVGTVVPQHRHRATGETYIVLRGALNVFFHDEQGEISATFLLNPQEGVYGVDIPQGQWHSLEVLEQGTTIFEVKDGPYTPLCGEDIR from the coding sequence ATGTTAATAGACGAAAATATGCTCGACACTTTGTCGGGCAAGGCTCGAACTAGTGAGCGACTTAGGATGAATCTGAATTTCCACTCCGGTGCAGAATCCAAATCTCAGAGATTACTAAATGCTTTGGAGGTAGGGACAGTTGTTCCGCAACACCGCCACCGTGCAACAGGGGAAACCTATATTGTACTTCGAGGAGCGTTGAATGTTTTCTTCCACGATGAACAGGGAGAAATATCAGCGACTTTTTTGCTCAATCCTCAAGAGGGGGTTTATGGTGTTGATATTCCGCAAGGACAGTGGCATAGTTTGGAAGTTTTGGAACAAGGCACAACTATTTTTGAAGTCAAAGACGGACCATACACCCCGCTCTGCGGAGAGGATATTCGTTGA
- a CDS encoding Beta-hexosaminidase, with translation MRNILTTLLLFTLAALSAQQRELNLIPQPKEVKITSSKLVKPIKIGVKYDENCADEWYKLTVKGGKVDILTRDKRGEVWARQTLAQLTDKEGRVPQVEIVDYPAFPIRGFMHDTGRNFIEIGMIKEHLKLLSKYKLNVFHWHLTDNPAWRIECRAYPQLNDPQYQRKGRDEGCFYTYDQIRDVIRYARELGIMVIPEIDMPGHSQFFDKAFGFHMDAPEARPILEACLREFFEQIPVVDCPYFHVGSDEVSIKDPKGFMSWLEGYVSQFGRKIVAWDPGLPTSKSTIRQIWNQAEGANTAAAKREGAYLDSFVGYLNYYDPMVFTNRLFFHTPCLRPATDSVALGGILCLWNDVNVDDKSKIALHSGMVEGVMTFGERFWSGGETARLEDNNVLPPPASEASQRLIAFQRKMSYHRDNLLGEGVDMRWVATPFLRWSIRVNQKEITAWGGAVEMDALLKINNISIADTMAATACAGVYVARDTTITAWVGFEAPARSNRISGGVGEQGQWENGGKVWVNGTEIVPPKWREPGKYKYNFNTWHKPEEELAYTDEQFYFARETVKIPLTKGWNQVVLNCPKTFKGQRWSFAFIPVMQFEGVFREAGGLIFE, from the coding sequence ATGAGAAACATCCTGACCACACTTCTATTATTCACCTTGGCAGCCCTATCCGCGCAGCAGAGGGAGCTTAATCTCATACCTCAGCCCAAGGAGGTGAAAATCACGAGTAGTAAACTTGTGAAACCTATTAAAATAGGCGTTAAATACGATGAAAACTGCGCCGATGAGTGGTATAAGCTAACCGTAAAGGGGGGCAAGGTTGATATTCTCACGCGTGACAAACGGGGCGAGGTGTGGGCACGGCAGACATTGGCACAACTCACCGACAAGGAGGGTAGAGTACCCCAGGTGGAGATTGTGGACTATCCTGCCTTTCCCATTCGAGGATTTATGCACGATACGGGACGTAACTTCATTGAAATTGGGATGATTAAGGAGCACTTGAAGCTGCTTTCAAAATACAAACTCAACGTTTTTCATTGGCACTTGACCGACAATCCCGCGTGGCGAATTGAGTGCCGTGCCTATCCACAGCTCAATGACCCTCAATATCAACGAAAGGGGCGGGACGAGGGGTGTTTTTATACCTATGACCAGATTCGTGACGTGATTAGATACGCACGCGAGTTGGGCATAATGGTAATCCCCGAGATTGATATGCCCGGACACAGCCAATTTTTTGATAAAGCATTTGGATTTCATATGGATGCGCCCGAGGCACGTCCCATCCTTGAGGCTTGCTTGAGGGAGTTTTTCGAGCAGATTCCGGTAGTAGACTGTCCCTATTTCCACGTAGGCTCGGACGAGGTGAGCATCAAAGACCCCAAGGGTTTTATGAGTTGGCTGGAGGGCTATGTATCTCAATTCGGCAGAAAAATTGTGGCGTGGGACCCCGGGCTGCCAACCTCAAAGAGCACCATTCGCCAGATATGGAACCAAGCCGAGGGTGCTAATACGGCGGCAGCAAAACGAGAAGGGGCATATCTGGATTCATTTGTCGGCTATCTCAACTACTATGACCCGATGGTATTTACCAACCGACTCTTCTTCCACACTCCGTGCCTGAGACCCGCCACAGACTCAGTTGCATTGGGTGGAATACTCTGCTTGTGGAACGATGTGAATGTTGATGATAAGAGCAAAATTGCTCTTCACAGTGGTATGGTAGAGGGGGTTATGACCTTTGGTGAACGTTTCTGGAGCGGAGGAGAGACGGCGCGATTGGAGGATAACAACGTATTACCGCCACCCGCGAGCGAGGCTTCGCAGAGGCTGATTGCCTTCCAGAGGAAGATGAGTTATCACCGCGACAACCTGCTCGGTGAGGGGGTAGATATGCGATGGGTGGCAACCCCTTTTTTGAGATGGAGTATCCGAGTGAATCAAAAGGAAATTACGGCGTGGGGTGGGGCAGTCGAGATGGATGCTCTGCTGAAAATAAATAATATATCGATTGCGGACACGATGGCTGCCACTGCCTGCGCGGGTGTGTATGTTGCCAGGGATACGACAATAACGGCGTGGGTCGGTTTCGAGGCACCGGCGCGTTCTAATCGCATTTCGGGAGGTGTCGGCGAGCAGGGGCAGTGGGAGAATGGGGGTAAAGTTTGGGTGAATGGCACGGAGATTGTGCCGCCCAAGTGGCGAGAGCCAGGGAAATATAAGTACAACTTTAACACGTGGCACAAACCCGAAGAGGAGTTGGCATACACAGATGAACAGTTTTATTTCGCGCGCGAGACTGTGAAAATTCCCCTGACAAAGGGGTGGAATCAGGTCGTTCTGAATTGCCCTAAAACATTCAAGGGGCAGCGGTGGAGCTTTGCATTTATACCTGTAATGCAGTTTGAGGGTGTATTCCGCGAGGCTGGTGGATTGATTTTTGAATAA
- a CDS encoding Metal-dependent hydrolase of the beta-lactamase superfamily I, PhnP protein: MRVVFLGTGTSQGVPMIGCECEVCCSDDRRDKRLRSSVYVETSTVNIVIDTSPDFRYQMLRAGVKKIDGVLYTHDHKDHTGGMDDLRAYNYFMRKPIDVYCTAHVGAILRKDFDYAFADFRYPGVPEIDMHIIDEQPFMVGTLRVIPIRGKHFKQTVFGYRISDFCYLTDMNSIEDSEIEKFRGVDVLVINALRHKEHMSHFTLEQALEVIAKAAPRRAFLTHISHQLGKYTDISPTLPSNVELAYDGLELNF; the protein is encoded by the coding sequence ATGAGGGTAGTTTTCTTAGGCACGGGCACTTCCCAGGGGGTGCCGATGATTGGTTGCGAGTGCGAGGTTTGTTGCTCGGATGATAGGCGCGACAAACGGTTGCGTTCATCTGTATATGTGGAGACCTCCACGGTAAACATTGTCATAGACACATCGCCCGATTTCCGCTATCAGATGTTGCGCGCCGGCGTCAAAAAGATTGATGGGGTACTATACACTCACGACCACAAAGACCACACCGGCGGAATGGACGACCTGCGCGCCTATAACTATTTTATGCGCAAACCAATAGATGTATACTGCACAGCACACGTGGGAGCAATTCTTCGCAAGGATTTCGATTATGCTTTTGCAGATTTTAGATACCCGGGCGTGCCCGAGATTGATATGCACATAATTGACGAACAGCCATTTATGGTCGGTACACTGAGGGTAATTCCTATCAGGGGCAAGCACTTCAAACAAACCGTCTTCGGATACCGCATCAGCGATTTCTGCTATTTGACGGATATGAACTCGATAGAGGATAGCGAGATAGAGAAATTCCGCGGGGTTGATGTATTGGTAATCAATGCACTCAGACACAAGGAGCATATGTCTCACTTCACACTGGAACAAGCTCTTGAAGTCATTGCCAAAGCTGCTCCGCGCAGAGCCTTTCTCACCCACATCTCACACCAACTGGGTAAATACACCGACATATCCCCAACTCTACCCTCCAATGTGGAGTTGGCATACGATGGTTTGGAGTTGAACTTCTGA
- a CDS encoding Undecaprenyl-phosphate N-acetylglucosaminyl 1-phosphate transferase — translation MITLLIILALLVMTILVYFRIADHYNIIDKPNHRSSHTNITIRGGGIIFYFGLLFFWIFYGFHYPWLLMGASFIAAISFVDDIHPLSPKLRLLVQFLTIGLLLYQCGVWQWYWFIPALVLVAGVINIYNFMDGINGITSCYSLVVLAGLWYVDNAKYGQGIDFVDNHIFYTMALSLIVFCFFNFRKRAKCFAGDVGSVTIAYVLSFLLVNLIVTTGNFAYIIFLAVYGVDAIITIVHRVIRKEKLTEAHRSHTYQIMANELKIPHLVVSTIYALLQILVTVGLFVFAQYQCIYFVVAIVLLVGINLWLRHKYFYLHKAS, via the coding sequence ATGATAACTTTATTAATAATCTTAGCTTTGCTGGTAATGACAATCCTTGTCTATTTCCGCATCGCCGACCACTATAATATCATCGACAAACCCAACCACAGAAGTTCACATACAAACATCACTATTCGCGGCGGAGGGATAATTTTCTATTTTGGGTTGCTCTTCTTTTGGATTTTTTATGGATTTCATTATCCGTGGTTACTAATGGGGGCTTCTTTTATTGCTGCAATTAGTTTTGTCGATGACATCCATCCGCTCTCACCAAAATTAAGACTTTTGGTACAATTTTTGACCATTGGGCTGTTGTTGTATCAGTGTGGTGTGTGGCAATGGTATTGGTTTATTCCGGCATTGGTGTTGGTTGCAGGGGTAATCAATATATACAACTTTATGGATGGTATCAACGGAATAACATCTTGCTATTCTTTGGTCGTATTAGCCGGTTTGTGGTATGTGGATAATGCAAAATATGGTCAAGGGATTGATTTTGTGGATAATCACATTTTCTACACAATGGCTCTGTCGCTGATTGTATTCTGTTTTTTCAACTTCCGAAAAAGGGCAAAATGTTTTGCAGGTGATGTAGGTTCGGTAACCATTGCCTACGTTTTGAGCTTTTTATTGGTAAACCTTATTGTAACGACCGGCAACTTTGCATATATCATCTTTCTTGCAGTATATGGAGTGGATGCAATAATCACTATTGTTCATAGAGTTATTAGAAAGGAAAAACTAACGGAAGCTCACCGAAGCCATACCTACCAAATAATGGCTAATGAACTCAAAATCCCGCATCTTGTGGTATCGACAATCTATGCCCTGCTCCAAATTTTAGTTACTGTCGGATTATTTGTCTTTGCTCAATATCAATGCATATATTTCGTTGTGGCAATCGTTTTACTTGTGGGGATTAACCTGTGGTTGCGTCACAAATATTTTTATTTACATAAAGCGTCATAA
- a CDS encoding Transcriptional regulator, PadR family, producing the protein MNADNQKAQMRKGILEYCILLIISRGDAYTQEIIAKLKEAEMIVVEGTLYPILTRQKNQGLLCYRWEESTQGPPRKYFSITEIGRNYLLQLDSAWIELSSQIDKLKQQ; encoded by the coding sequence ATGAATGCAGATAACCAAAAGGCTCAAATGAGAAAAGGGATTTTAGAGTATTGCATACTGCTGATTATCAGTCGCGGGGATGCCTACACTCAGGAGATAATCGCCAAGCTCAAAGAAGCCGAAATGATAGTGGTGGAAGGGACGCTATACCCTATCCTCACTCGCCAGAAAAACCAGGGCTTGCTGTGCTACCGCTGGGAGGAATCCACACAGGGACCACCCCGCAAATACTTCTCAATAACCGAAATAGGACGTAACTATCTCCTTCAGTTAGATAGCGCGTGGATTGAACTATCATCACAAATAGATAAACTCAAACAACAATGA
- a CDS encoding DUF1432 domain-containing protein, giving the protein MENFDVTILVIIGVSIIALWLILYFIPVGLWFSAQVSGVRMGLLQLVLMRWRKVPPTVIVSSMIESTKAGLSLNSNELEAHFLAGGHVPNVTHALVSAQKANINLDFKMATAIDLAGRDVFQAVQMSVNPKVITTPPVTAVAKDGIQLVATARVTVRANIKQLVGGAGEETILARVGEGIVSSIGSADSHKSVLENPDFISRVVLQKGLDAGTAFEILSIDIADIDVGRNIGAVLQMDQANADKNIAQAKAEEKRAMAVALEQEMIAKAQEARAKVIEAEAQIPMAIAEAFREGNLGIMDYYKLKNIQADTTMRETIGKPKIKQATTEEPHK; this is encoded by the coding sequence ATGGAAAATTTTGATGTAACAATCCTCGTAATTATCGGGGTGTCAATCATCGCACTTTGGTTGATTCTCTACTTTATCCCGGTGGGACTATGGTTTTCGGCTCAGGTTTCTGGCGTGAGAATGGGTCTTTTGCAGTTGGTGCTGATGCGCTGGCGCAAGGTGCCGCCCACGGTCATTGTATCCTCTATGATTGAGAGCACGAAAGCTGGTCTTTCGCTCAATAGCAATGAGTTAGAGGCACACTTCTTGGCGGGCGGACACGTCCCCAATGTTACTCACGCACTGGTTTCGGCTCAGAAGGCTAATATTAACCTCGACTTCAAGATGGCTACGGCTATCGACCTGGCGGGGCGTGATGTGTTTCAAGCCGTGCAAATGTCTGTCAATCCTAAGGTTATCACTACACCTCCGGTTACTGCTGTTGCTAAGGATGGCATCCAATTGGTTGCCACGGCACGCGTTACTGTTCGCGCTAATATCAAACAGTTAGTAGGCGGAGCGGGCGAAGAGACCATTTTGGCACGCGTTGGCGAGGGCATAGTCTCGTCCATAGGCTCGGCAGATTCGCACAAGAGCGTTCTCGAAAATCCTGATTTTATCTCACGCGTGGTACTGCAAAAGGGTTTGGATGCTGGAACGGCTTTCGAGATTCTTTCCATCGACATTGCTGATATTGACGTAGGTCGCAATATCGGTGCTGTGCTGCAAATGGACCAGGCAAATGCCGACAAAAATATTGCTCAGGCTAAGGCTGAGGAGAAGCGCGCAATGGCTGTGGCTCTCGAGCAGGAGATGATTGCCAAGGCTCAGGAGGCACGCGCAAAGGTTATCGAAGCCGAAGCTCAGATACCGATGGCGATTGCCGAGGCTTTCCGCGAGGGCAACCTTGGAATTATGGACTACTATAAGTTGAAAAACATCCAAGCAGATACCACAATGCGCGAAACCATCGGCAAACCTAAGATTAAGCAGGCAACGACGGAAGAGCCGCATAAATAA